The nucleotide window CCGGGAGAACGGAACAGTGAAGCCGATCGAAAGGGACGAGATCCTCGACGCCGAGCGGTACGAGGCGGCGCGGGACGAGATCCGCCGCAGGATCATGGTCCTCAAGGACCGCCGGCGCGCCGCGCTCGGCGACTACTGCACGGCGCAGTTCGAGAACCGCGAGACGCTGCGCTACCAGATCCACGAGATGCTGCGGGCCGAGAAGGGGTTCGGGAAGCCGGACGCCGTGCAGGACGAGCTCGCGGCCTACAACCCGCTGGTCCCGGCGACGGGCGAGCTCTCGGCGACGGTGATGTTCGAGTACGAGACGCCGGAGCTGCGCGCGGAGTGGC belongs to bacterium and includes:
- a CDS encoding DUF3501 family protein, translating into MKPIERDEILDAERYEAARDEIRRRIMVLKDRRRAALGDYCTAQFENRETLRYQIHEMLRAEKGFGKPDAVQDELAAYNPLVPATGELSATVMFEYETPELRAEWLTKLVGIENHLWLVIGTETPIPARFDRMQIADGKISSVQFVKWRVDERRRELLKDPGTVVKLLLDHPAYQAVSVLSEQTRREIMNDAD